In Paenibacillus sp. 1781tsa1, one DNA window encodes the following:
- a CDS encoding ABC transporter ATP-binding protein produces the protein MIQCEGLVKIFKSSDVEVVALQGLNLTVNQGEMMAIIGNSGSGKSTLLNILGGLDRPTAGTAVVGDWDLLKMTDAQLVEYKRHTVGFIWQNNGRNLLPYLTALENVETPMILGGKRDRAYAKQLLEWVGLKDRMNNKLHQLSGGEQQRVAIAISLSNRPKILLADEPTGSVDSETCDTIMGIFRRMNKELGVTIVIVTHDLTLAGKVDRIVAIRDGLTSTEFVKRNPNLDDEHSLSEAGMPDIHEAFVIIDRAGRLQVPKEYLEALSIDNRATLEFDGERIVITPPR, from the coding sequence GTGATCCAATGCGAAGGACTTGTCAAAATTTTTAAATCCAGCGATGTGGAAGTCGTTGCCCTTCAGGGTCTCAACCTGACTGTCAATCAAGGTGAAATGATGGCCATCATCGGTAACAGCGGTAGCGGTAAATCCACACTGCTGAATATTCTGGGTGGACTTGATCGTCCTACGGCGGGTACGGCTGTTGTGGGAGACTGGGATTTGCTGAAGATGACAGATGCCCAATTGGTCGAATACAAACGTCATACGGTAGGTTTTATCTGGCAAAATAACGGTCGTAACTTGCTGCCTTATCTCACTGCACTGGAAAATGTGGAGACGCCCATGATTCTGGGAGGCAAGCGTGATCGTGCTTACGCGAAACAATTGCTCGAATGGGTAGGACTTAAGGATCGGATGAATAACAAATTGCATCAATTGTCCGGAGGAGAGCAGCAACGGGTAGCGATTGCGATCTCCTTATCCAATCGTCCCAAAATTCTGCTTGCAGATGAACCAACTGGTTCGGTCGATTCCGAGACATGTGATACAATCATGGGCATTTTCCGAAGAATGAACAAGGAACTCGGCGTTACGATTGTCATCGTTACCCATGACTTGACGTTAGCTGGCAAGGTGGACCGGATCGTTGCGATCCGGGACGGCTTGACCAGTACCGAGTTTGTGAAGCGCAACCCAAATTTGGACGATGAGCATAGCTTATCCGAAGCGGGTATGCCGGACATTCACGAAGCATTCGTCATTATTGACCGTGCAGGGCGGCTTCAGGTGCCAAAAGAGTATCTGGAGGCCTTATCCATTGATAACCGGGCTACATTGGAATTTGACGGTGAACGCATTGTCATTACACCGCCAAGATAA
- a CDS encoding ABC transporter substrate-binding protein has product MKNRLWGKRVLAVMATATLALPLIAGCTASEAKDTEQRVLRVATMWGGQDDSYFRQQFTDAFELTHPNVAIEIVAAVDQSSMYGYGNTEEQQEVPDTMESLKKIMTGDNPVDVIVADTSTVKSLIQENLVKQLDPLMQEDKFDTTDIVPSVLEGIKDLGDQSIYALTPTFSSSALFYNKGMFEKAGVEPPTDNMTWDDIFNLGTRLTKGEGKDHVFGFTFTTYQGGSPYYSMQQYYSALQLKTFDDKAEKMTVDSPQWEKVWSTISKLAIDKVIPKGDEPQDQNPSGRYDPIQGDLFLSGKAAMAIGDYSYINQLIDANKNADKMKDFTKVDWDVVTPPVHPEAPEIGGSIYLSNLMAINSAAQNPDDAWELIKYMNSEDWAKIKARSSYEMVSRKSFIKPKDGLDYNIQAFYSLKPIPPTNTNLDKMYQKSPGLWQVNEKGMEYFNQVLENKKTPKEALGEWAAKGNEMLQKLKKDPKATFE; this is encoded by the coding sequence ATGAAGAACAGGTTGTGGGGAAAACGTGTGCTGGCTGTCATGGCTACTGCAACACTAGCATTGCCGCTGATTGCTGGCTGTACGGCGAGTGAGGCGAAGGATACAGAGCAACGTGTATTACGTGTGGCTACCATGTGGGGAGGGCAAGACGACAGTTATTTCCGTCAACAATTTACTGATGCTTTTGAGCTGACCCATCCCAATGTAGCCATTGAGATTGTAGCTGCCGTTGATCAGAGCAGCATGTATGGGTATGGCAACACTGAAGAACAGCAGGAAGTTCCGGATACGATGGAAAGTCTGAAGAAGATTATGACTGGCGATAACCCGGTTGACGTCATCGTGGCAGATACCTCTACAGTCAAATCATTAATTCAGGAGAATCTGGTGAAGCAGTTGGACCCATTAATGCAAGAAGACAAGTTTGATACGACAGACATTGTTCCTAGTGTGCTGGAGGGTATCAAAGATCTGGGGGATCAGAGCATCTATGCATTGACACCAACGTTCTCATCTTCGGCTTTGTTCTATAACAAAGGCATGTTTGAAAAAGCAGGCGTGGAACCGCCAACGGACAATATGACTTGGGACGATATTTTCAATCTGGGTACCCGACTTACTAAAGGCGAGGGTAAAGATCACGTATTTGGTTTTACCTTCACGACATATCAGGGTGGTTCGCCGTACTACTCCATGCAGCAGTACTACAGCGCGTTGCAGCTGAAGACGTTTGATGACAAAGCAGAGAAGATGACCGTAGATTCTCCTCAATGGGAGAAAGTGTGGAGCACCATCAGCAAACTGGCCATTGACAAAGTTATCCCTAAAGGCGACGAACCGCAGGATCAGAATCCGAGCGGACGTTATGATCCAATACAGGGTGACCTATTCCTGAGCGGCAAGGCAGCCATGGCTATTGGTGATTACAGCTATATTAATCAATTAATTGATGCCAATAAAAATGCGGATAAAATGAAAGACTTTACGAAAGTGGATTGGGATGTCGTAACACCTCCAGTTCACCCGGAAGCTCCTGAAATTGGAGGTAGCATCTACCTGAGCAATCTCATGGCGATCAATAGTGCGGCTCAGAACCCGGATGATGCGTGGGAACTGATCAAGTACATGAACAGTGAAGATTGGGCTAAAATCAAGGCGCGTAGCAGCTATGAAATGGTATCCCGGAAGAGCTTCATTAAGCCAAAAGATGGATTGGATTACAACATTCAAGCATTCTATTCTTTGAAGCCGATTCCGCCAACCAATACCAACCTGGATAAAATGTATCAAAAATCCCCAGGCTTATGGCAAGTAAATGAAAAAGGCATGGAATATTTCAATCAGGTACTTGAGAACAAGAAGACACCAAAAGAAGCGCTTGGTGAGTGGGCAGCGAAAGGAAACGAGATGCTGCAGAAATTGAAAAAAGACCCTAAAGCCACGTTTGAATGA
- a CDS encoding DUF1904 family protein: protein MPFIRFKGFTGPQLEEVVPQITEKMALITHIPRERMKAERHDVQALTPSPASIEILMFQRDQEIHNRIASSLQAILEEAYMPDVHIFFNILSPTLYYKQGKPLTDYRLD from the coding sequence ATGCCGTTTATTCGCTTTAAAGGATTCACAGGTCCTCAGCTAGAGGAAGTTGTACCCCAAATTACAGAGAAGATGGCCCTAATTACTCATATTCCACGGGAGAGAATGAAGGCAGAGCGTCATGATGTACAAGCGCTAACACCTTCTCCAGCTTCTATAGAGATTCTGATGTTTCAACGTGATCAGGAGATTCATAATCGGATTGCATCGTCGTTGCAGGCTATTCTGGAAGAAGCGTACATGCCGGATGTGCATATTTTCTTCAATATATTGTCACCCACTTTGTATTATAAACAAGGCAAGCCGCTGACAGATTATCGATTGGATTGA
- a CDS encoding MFS transporter: MNIAFYPYWAAKTLLSLINVIYIMVITTFIYSHTGSVLSAAMFPLIQIIARITAGFTLPLLVNRFPLSRLLISISIAKTLIMTCIAISLNHLISQLPLLLIGVVILSFLDGWESPLLNALTPRLVQGEDLVKANSLLSFSNQTVTIVGYAMTGFAVMNWGASQTFWAATSLSWAVLIFLIALGSLTRGVEQFQKSAVSRNVLREGWSILWKNPSLRLITLMDIAQTLAGSIWIGAVTLAFAKEVLGRGEGWWGLMNSSYAAGTMLGGILALALAKRIQKHLIVSMTMGSLLFSLLTIVYGLNNLPWLALVLCILMGPVHQIRDAAQQTALLRSVPVESLSRVHAAHGVLISMVLSVSIVIFGLVADQLGVQWVYLIGGASFIASAICSLLWSRVHRNQPIAKHTKNM; encoded by the coding sequence ATGAACATCGCATTTTATCCCTATTGGGCCGCCAAAACGCTGCTCTCGCTTATTAATGTCATATATATCATGGTCATTACTACGTTTATTTACAGTCACACAGGATCGGTACTCTCTGCTGCAATGTTTCCACTTATTCAGATCATTGCACGTATAACAGCAGGTTTCACTTTGCCATTACTTGTGAACCGTTTCCCATTATCCAGACTATTGATCAGCATTTCCATAGCCAAAACATTAATCATGACCTGTATAGCCATTTCGTTGAATCACTTGATTTCACAGCTGCCGCTTCTATTGATTGGAGTGGTCATATTATCCTTTTTGGATGGATGGGAATCTCCGTTACTGAATGCTTTAACGCCACGATTGGTTCAAGGAGAAGACCTTGTGAAGGCAAATAGCCTGCTATCTTTCTCCAATCAGACTGTAACCATTGTCGGGTACGCCATGACGGGATTCGCCGTGATGAACTGGGGGGCGTCACAGACATTTTGGGCAGCTACAAGCCTGTCCTGGGCCGTTCTGATTTTCCTAATTGCCCTTGGCTCGCTCACACGCGGTGTAGAACAATTCCAAAAATCTGCTGTATCCCGGAATGTATTGAGGGAAGGTTGGAGTATACTTTGGAAGAATCCATCATTACGACTGATCACGCTTATGGACATTGCCCAGACACTTGCGGGTTCGATCTGGATTGGAGCTGTTACGTTAGCCTTTGCAAAAGAAGTTCTGGGACGAGGAGAAGGCTGGTGGGGACTCATGAACTCGAGTTACGCTGCTGGAACCATGCTTGGAGGTATTCTGGCTCTTGCACTGGCCAAACGGATTCAGAAGCATCTGATCGTTAGTATGACCATGGGTTCTCTTCTCTTCAGCCTGCTGACCATCGTTTATGGCCTAAACAACCTGCCATGGCTCGCTCTGGTGTTATGCATACTCATGGGTCCAGTTCATCAGATTCGTGATGCGGCTCAGCAGACAGCGCTTCTGAGAAGCGTGCCGGTCGAATCTCTATCCAGGGTACACGCTGCACATGGCGTTTTGATTTCCATGGTTTTGAGTGTATCCATAGTGATCTTCGGTCTAGTCGCCGATCAACTGGGTGTTCAATGGGTATACCTTATTGGTGGAGCCTCGTTTATTGCTTCTGCGATATGCTCATTATTATGGAGCAGGGTTCACAGGAATCAGCCCATTGCTAAACATACGAAAAATATGTAA
- a CDS encoding general stress protein has product MTQLMIGLARTENEAIIMLNKAKEEGIKDKYLGAVAKEQLNLELVSEKTGLPKPLKGAGTDGAFGALKGILAGLGKRMDQTMSIGKAVRRLAGNEIGSETDDLVLTLTEAGISEEDARYYEDWLLKDHILVIVECSEEEAARVRPILLF; this is encoded by the coding sequence ATGACACAATTGATGATTGGGCTGGCCCGTACCGAGAACGAGGCTATAATCATGCTGAATAAAGCTAAAGAGGAAGGCATTAAGGATAAATATTTGGGAGCGGTGGCGAAGGAACAGCTTAATCTGGAGCTGGTGAGCGAGAAGACGGGTCTGCCCAAACCATTAAAAGGTGCAGGAACGGATGGTGCCTTTGGCGCGCTAAAAGGGATATTGGCTGGTCTGGGGAAACGGATGGATCAGACGATGTCGATCGGAAAAGCAGTGCGCAGACTCGCCGGCAATGAGATCGGGAGTGAGACCGATGATTTGGTGCTTACACTGACTGAAGCGGGGATCTCGGAAGAAGACGCACGGTATTATGAAGATTGGCTGTTAAAGGACCATATCTTGGTTATCGTGGAGTGCAGTGAGGAAGAGGCAGCTCGTGTTCGCCCGATTTTACTTTTTTAG
- a CDS encoding ABC transporter permease, whose product MGLPLLRLLFRKMWNTRWMTFSTLIGLIVAVAFTVSIPMYADGALKRVVAQTLQDNSEGLPAGSLLMSYQAPGGVKTDTRGLDEVDRYIREDVPREIGFPFHTYVNSRSIRSTEVSPEDPTKVDASRVRSMSMGTMSGLDAQVNYSAGVKPGNQVKDDIIEAVMLEEGMYRNDLHIGDILEYPVYSGLDITLRVKITGSFKADDPNSPYWVQGFDGMMNGLYVDESVFNDVLLKEKGIPLQNSRWYYAFDLKEIQTSQLSGLTSMLERLDIELYQRLKDTKVDITFGDLLKQFRSQSLQLQTMLFTLAAPMIAMVFYFIAMNARQSLQKQESDIAVLRSRGASARQIFSLYLLEGIFLGAIALIIGPLLGYFMAKSIGSASGFLSFVDRKSIPIGVSKEAILLGVAAVLVAIIASLIPAVTYARATIVSAKRRQARTDRAPIWQRWFLDVVLLGLAGYGYYLFYERQMLTFQTGMTTDQLQVQPFLFFVPALAIFALGLFFLRLFPWILKLIQLIGRKLLPVPLYLTLTQLSRSSSSYYPLMILLVLTLGLGVYNSAAARTIDLNSTERTLYRYGSDVIMQTVWEGTPEVKPGGSGQNGGTGGGQQGVGNAGGGSAGGGASGGGNGGGGAPGGGGGSSQPSKVIYSEPPFEVFRRLDGVEHAARVLQTKGNIIVSGKSGGQGMLVGIDNVDFAQVAWFRNDLFPAHPYKYLDLLGKYEGAVLISSKFADKFKLKTGDLVSMGVQGQAIEFVVFGIIPYWPSQYPDQMPFFVANLDYIYDQVPLIPYEVWLKMEPDAKVAPLMEKLAAEGIELSSVRDVRTELVSQGKHPSRGGVFGILSLGFLVSVIISLIGYVLYWFFNLSGRVVQFGVLRAMGLSRAQLSGMLLLEQVFTAGLSILLGIGIGQVSSRLFLPFLQTTDNVSAQVPPFRIVFEQQDMLQLYGVTVVMLVIGATMLLWQIRRLRVHQAVKMGEER is encoded by the coding sequence ATGGGGCTGCCATTGCTTCGGCTGCTGTTCCGCAAAATGTGGAACACGCGCTGGATGACCTTTAGCACACTGATCGGATTGATTGTGGCGGTTGCGTTCACCGTCAGTATTCCAATGTATGCCGATGGTGCGTTGAAACGGGTCGTCGCGCAGACGCTACAGGATAACAGTGAAGGATTGCCAGCAGGTTCGTTGCTAATGAGTTATCAGGCACCTGGTGGTGTGAAGACAGACACAAGGGGTCTGGACGAAGTAGATCGTTATATTCGTGAGGATGTCCCTCGCGAAATCGGTTTTCCTTTTCATACGTATGTGAATTCCAGATCTATACGCAGCACAGAGGTGAGCCCTGAAGATCCAACCAAAGTGGACGCCAGCCGGGTGCGCAGTATGAGTATGGGCACGATGAGTGGACTGGATGCACAGGTGAATTACTCTGCCGGAGTGAAACCTGGCAACCAGGTCAAGGACGATATTATCGAGGCAGTCATGTTGGAAGAAGGCATGTACCGTAACGATCTGCATATCGGCGATATTCTGGAATATCCGGTGTATAGCGGTCTTGATATCACGTTGCGTGTGAAGATTACAGGGTCCTTCAAGGCAGATGATCCAAACAGTCCGTACTGGGTACAAGGATTTGACGGCATGATGAATGGACTTTATGTGGATGAATCGGTTTTTAATGATGTTTTACTGAAAGAAAAAGGCATTCCACTTCAAAATTCACGTTGGTATTATGCCTTTGATCTGAAGGAAATTCAAACCAGCCAGTTATCAGGTCTGACCTCCATGCTGGAGAGGCTGGATATCGAACTGTATCAGCGGCTGAAAGATACAAAAGTGGACATTACCTTCGGTGATTTGCTCAAGCAGTTCCGCAGTCAGAGTCTGCAATTGCAGACCATGTTGTTTACCTTGGCAGCACCGATGATTGCGATGGTCTTTTATTTTATCGCAATGAACGCCAGACAGTCATTACAGAAGCAAGAGAGTGATATTGCGGTATTGCGCAGCCGTGGAGCTTCAGCTCGGCAGATCTTCTCTCTCTACCTGCTTGAAGGTATATTTTTGGGCGCTATTGCGCTAATTATCGGGCCGTTGCTCGGTTATTTTATGGCCAAGAGTATTGGTTCAGCGAGTGGATTCCTATCCTTTGTTGATCGGAAGTCGATTCCGATTGGCGTATCCAAAGAAGCCATTCTTTTAGGCGTAGCAGCGGTCCTTGTTGCGATCATCGCATCACTTATCCCTGCGGTAACCTATGCACGGGCAACCATTGTCTCTGCCAAACGGCGGCAAGCACGTACAGACCGTGCTCCAATATGGCAACGCTGGTTCCTGGATGTTGTGTTACTGGGTCTGGCTGGATATGGATACTACCTGTTCTATGAACGGCAGATGTTGACCTTCCAGACGGGAATGACAACCGATCAGTTGCAGGTACAGCCGTTTCTGTTCTTTGTACCCGCACTCGCGATCTTTGCGCTCGGACTATTCTTCCTGCGCTTGTTCCCGTGGATATTGAAGCTTATTCAGCTGATCGGTCGCAAGTTGCTCCCGGTCCCGTTGTATCTGACATTAACACAGTTATCGCGTTCATCTTCTTCCTATTATCCGCTGATGATCCTCCTTGTACTGACACTGGGACTTGGGGTGTACAACTCGGCTGCGGCTCGGACAATTGATCTGAATTCCACTGAGCGTACCTTGTACCGTTATGGTTCTGATGTGATTATGCAGACGGTGTGGGAAGGAACACCTGAGGTTAAACCCGGTGGTTCCGGACAGAATGGCGGTACGGGTGGAGGTCAACAAGGTGTTGGCAATGCAGGAGGAGGTTCTGCCGGGGGTGGTGCTTCTGGCGGAGGTAATGGAGGTGGAGGTGCACCAGGTGGTGGCGGTGGTTCCTCGCAGCCATCCAAAGTCATCTACTCCGAACCTCCATTCGAAGTGTTCCGCAGATTAGATGGTGTCGAACATGCAGCAAGAGTACTGCAGACCAAAGGCAATATTATCGTCTCTGGTAAATCGGGCGGACAGGGGATGCTGGTTGGAATTGATAATGTAGACTTCGCTCAAGTGGCTTGGTTCCGCAACGATCTATTCCCTGCACATCCCTACAAGTACCTGGACTTGCTTGGTAAATATGAAGGGGCTGTATTGATCTCTTCCAAATTTGCTGACAAGTTCAAACTTAAAACGGGAGATCTCGTCTCGATGGGTGTACAGGGACAGGCGATTGAATTCGTAGTCTTCGGAATCATTCCTTACTGGCCGTCCCAGTATCCGGATCAGATGCCATTCTTCGTGGCCAATCTGGATTATATCTATGATCAGGTGCCTCTAATTCCTTATGAGGTATGGCTGAAAATGGAACCGGATGCCAAAGTAGCTCCATTAATGGAGAAACTTGCAGCAGAAGGTATTGAGTTATCTTCTGTGCGTGACGTACGCACCGAATTGGTATCACAGGGTAAACACCCATCACGAGGTGGCGTATTCGGAATTCTAAGCCTTGGTTTCCTGGTATCGGTGATTATCTCGTTGATCGGATACGTGCTGTACTGGTTCTTCAACCTGTCCGGACGTGTTGTGCAGTTCGGTGTATTACGTGCCATGGGATTATCTCGGGCGCAACTGAGCGGCATGCTGCTGTTGGAGCAGGTATTCACAGCGGGGCTATCGATCTTGTTAGGTATTGGGATTGGTCAGGTATCCAGTCGTTTATTCCTGCCATTCCTGCAAACAACGGATAATGTATCTGCTCAGGTACCTCCGTTCCGGATTGTCTTTGAGCAGCAGGATATGTTGCAACTGTATGGGGTTACTGTGGTGATGCTCGTCATTGGTGCAACGATGTTGCTCTGGCAGATTCGCAGACTGCGGGTTCACCAGGCGGTCAAAATGGGAGAGGAGAGGTAA
- a CDS encoding YjcZ family sporulation protein — protein MSQVGYGCGNVGGFGGWTSTSAILVLFILLVIITKSFWL, from the coding sequence ATGAGTCAAGTTGGATACGGTTGTGGCAATGTTGGTGGATTCGGCGGATGGACTTCTACAAGTGCAATTCTCGTACTTTTCATCCTGCTCGTAATCATCACAAAATCTTTCTGGCTGTAA
- a CDS encoding HAMP domain-containing sensor histidine kinase yields MSQHNQLSLQWEFIISKVKSSVTVVDATLPELPLLYVNEHFTRLTGYSYEESVGQNCRFLQGQDTDPETVMQIRDALKKQQSIKIDILNYTKSGQKFWNELNIDPIFNESGECLYFVGIQYDISERKYAEQQLKFATSMAEMNSRGQLEFIGKLNHELRTPLNGIMGMIELASMGETTDEQKEYLELARQSGEALLNIINNSLDMAKLGRGKMDVENIEFQPLKLIQQIVKTHEPAAQNKHIRLLCHADLNVPDVLIGDPLRLRQVLDNLLSNAIKFTEQGEVQLQVDVRQQIMDTVVLVFSVRDTGIGIPPHQIEQLFDAFTQTDISHARRFGGSGLGLTICKELLELMNGQISVESTEGIGTQFEVTLPLLRQQAVPNVG; encoded by the coding sequence ATGAGCCAACATAATCAACTCTCATTACAGTGGGAATTTATCATCTCGAAAGTGAAATCCTCCGTTACGGTAGTCGATGCTACCCTGCCTGAGCTTCCACTCTTGTATGTAAACGAACATTTTACCCGGCTGACAGGATACTCCTATGAAGAGTCTGTCGGACAGAATTGCCGATTCTTGCAAGGACAGGACACTGACCCTGAAACGGTAATGCAGATTCGTGATGCATTAAAGAAACAACAATCCATTAAGATTGATATTTTAAATTATACAAAAAGTGGTCAGAAGTTCTGGAACGAATTGAATATTGATCCGATCTTTAATGAATCCGGAGAGTGTTTATATTTTGTAGGCATTCAATACGATATTTCAGAACGGAAGTATGCCGAACAGCAGCTGAAGTTTGCAACTTCCATGGCTGAGATGAACAGCAGAGGGCAATTGGAATTCATCGGCAAGCTGAATCACGAGCTTCGTACCCCGCTTAACGGCATTATGGGCATGATCGAACTTGCCAGCATGGGTGAAACTACGGATGAACAGAAAGAATACCTGGAACTTGCACGTCAATCAGGTGAGGCGCTGCTGAACATCATTAACAATAGTCTAGATATGGCGAAACTGGGTAGAGGGAAAATGGATGTGGAGAATATTGAATTTCAACCTCTGAAGCTGATCCAACAGATTGTAAAGACACATGAGCCTGCGGCACAGAATAAACACATACGTTTGCTCTGTCATGCTGATCTGAATGTTCCTGATGTACTTATCGGTGACCCGCTAAGACTTCGGCAGGTACTGGATAATTTGCTGAGTAATGCGATCAAGTTCACGGAACAAGGTGAAGTGCAGTTACAGGTGGATGTGAGGCAACAAATCATGGATACTGTAGTTTTGGTATTCTCTGTGCGTGATACGGGAATTGGCATTCCTCCGCATCAGATCGAACAATTGTTTGATGCATTTACCCAGACCGACATCTCCCATGCGCGCCGATTTGGCGGAAGCGGTCTTGGTCTGACCATCTGCAAAGAACTGCTGGAACTGATGAATGGTCAGATTTCGGTGGAGAGTACCGAGGGGATAGGTACACAGTTTGAGGTGACACTGCCCTTGCTGCGCCAACAGGCCGTTCCCAATGTAGGATAA
- a CDS encoding NucA/NucB deoxyribonuclease domain-containing protein: MSKRRTGRKRKSKQGFKKQILTLVAMLLVALYAWAGGEWPEEIPNPFGGTNKSVDHTITFPSERYPETANHIKAAIKAGHSDVCTIDRSGAEGNRDLSLKGVPVKKGKDRDEWPMAMCAEGGTGADIQYITPKDNRGAGSWVGNQLSTYPDGTRVKFVVK; encoded by the coding sequence ATGAGTAAGAGACGCACAGGACGAAAACGGAAAAGTAAACAAGGCTTCAAAAAGCAGATACTGACGCTGGTAGCGATGCTGCTGGTAGCCCTCTACGCCTGGGCAGGGGGAGAATGGCCAGAGGAGATACCTAATCCATTCGGAGGCACGAATAAGAGTGTAGACCATACCATTACGTTCCCTTCAGAGCGCTATCCCGAAACAGCCAATCATATTAAAGCTGCCATTAAGGCAGGGCATTCGGATGTATGCACCATTGATCGTAGTGGAGCTGAAGGCAATCGGGATCTATCACTCAAGGGTGTTCCGGTCAAAAAAGGTAAGGATCGTGACGAGTGGCCTATGGCGATGTGCGCTGAGGGAGGCACAGGTGCAGATATCCAGTACATTACCCCGAAGGATAATCGTGGTGCAGGTTCATGGGTAGGGAATCAGTTAAGTACATATCCGGATGGAACACGAGTGAAGTTTGTAGTGAAGTAA
- a CDS encoding tetratricopeptide repeat protein, producing the protein MTQNESQRFRYSEAPVWDWQRAYYEQKGLEAWTENQVPQYITSNPVIAAAYAEMIFGFLQDLANQGQITETVTILELGAGVGRLAHQILLKLLELKEFAGIELPPFRYVMTDLVAENVLGWQEHPSMQSFIQQGIVDFARFDAVKDTELNLVVAGTVIRPGDLKQPLLLIANYFFDSIPQELIYIGSGEIYECDLLLQSPDRRLNLEPAEMLKNMTLSYEYRKAPEYSADNYPYSELITLYKEELEDSHILFPAIGLSCLERLNKLSQSGYVLITADKGDHRLDNWKFAEPPEFVLHGSFSLTANYHAIQYVLEQQGAHTRFTTHHYKDLNVGCMLMVDEPIRYVNTRLAYHRFVERFGPDDFFSMKQWVDQRVETMELKHILPFWRLGGYDAEFLIHSATHISSLLPDASDEEMLDIQSGIHTMWSSYYVMEQQGGLAFLAGQLLYEMYMYEDAKRFLEISLVADPSNHNPAVLYDLAVCCYELELEEETLSYTHKVLALEPDHEEAAALLQSFELS; encoded by the coding sequence ATGACGCAAAATGAAAGTCAACGTTTTCGTTACAGTGAAGCTCCAGTCTGGGATTGGCAGCGAGCTTATTATGAACAGAAAGGGCTAGAGGCTTGGACAGAGAATCAGGTCCCTCAGTATATTACCAGTAATCCGGTGATTGCAGCGGCGTACGCAGAGATGATTTTTGGTTTTCTTCAGGATCTCGCGAACCAGGGACAGATCACGGAGACTGTGACCATTCTGGAACTTGGAGCGGGCGTAGGGCGGTTGGCACACCAAATTCTCCTGAAACTGCTTGAGTTAAAGGAATTTGCTGGAATAGAGTTACCACCTTTCAGATATGTAATGACCGATCTCGTAGCAGAGAATGTGCTGGGTTGGCAGGAGCATCCATCCATGCAATCATTTATTCAACAAGGTATAGTGGATTTTGCACGTTTTGACGCTGTAAAGGACACGGAATTGAATCTGGTTGTCGCAGGCACGGTTATTCGGCCTGGTGATCTGAAACAACCGTTGTTGTTGATTGCCAATTACTTTTTTGACAGCATCCCGCAGGAATTAATCTATATTGGGTCCGGCGAGATATATGAGTGTGATCTGCTTCTTCAGTCTCCGGATCGTCGTCTTAATCTGGAACCTGCTGAGATGTTGAAGAACATGACGCTGAGTTATGAGTATCGCAAAGCCCCTGAATACAGTGCAGACAACTATCCGTATTCGGAACTGATTACGTTGTACAAAGAGGAACTGGAGGATTCACACATCCTTTTCCCCGCAATTGGCTTGTCCTGTCTTGAACGGTTGAACAAGCTGTCGCAGTCAGGTTATGTGTTGATTACCGCTGATAAAGGGGATCATCGTCTGGATAACTGGAAGTTCGCAGAGCCGCCTGAATTCGTTCTTCACGGGAGTTTTTCTTTAACAGCCAACTACCATGCGATTCAATATGTTCTGGAACAACAGGGAGCACATACTCGATTCACAACACATCATTATAAAGATCTGAATGTTGGATGCATGTTGATGGTGGATGAACCGATTCGTTATGTGAACACGAGACTGGCCTATCATCGATTTGTGGAACGTTTTGGACCGGATGACTTTTTCAGCATGAAGCAATGGGTAGACCAACGTGTAGAGACTATGGAGTTGAAGCATATATTACCGTTCTGGCGTCTGGGTGGGTATGATGCTGAGTTCTTAATCCATAGCGCGACGCACATCTCCAGTCTTCTTCCTGATGCAAGTGATGAGGAAATGCTCGATATTCAGTCAGGGATTCATACGATGTGGTCGTCCTACTATGTGATGGAGCAGCAAGGGGGGCTGGCATTTTTGGCAGGGCAACTATTATATGAGATGTATATGTATGAGGATGCTAAACGGTTTCTGGAGATATCATTGGTTGCAGATCCGAGTAATCATAATCCAGCCGTCTTGTACGACTTGGCTGTGTGCTGTTATGAACTCGAACTGGAGGAAGAAACCCTGTCATATACCCATAAAGTATTGGCTCTGGAACCTGATCATGAAGAGGCAGCAGCGTTACTCCAGAGTTTTGAGTTGAGCTGA